Proteins found in one Macrobrachium nipponense isolate FS-2020 chromosome 35, ASM1510439v2, whole genome shotgun sequence genomic segment:
- the LOC135208225 gene encoding facilitated trehalose transporter Tret1-like, with product MFSLLSSPRARQILASVTVGLLLSAMMATWGYPAAALPQWESEDSVIHLTTDQESWFATVTLMMCIPGSLIGASIYEWLGPRKTMLALAPTLGLFFMTMAVASWEIVREAGMAETVLLTSRVIQSIIVALLNPFVSVYTYEICDQSIRGMMTSFVEIWATIGYLLSYLAGCFLSWDLIALLLPIVLLVPAFTGLLISPESPLWLARINRENEATEILERIRSTGKEVMADLEAVRSTQSGKASTCSASLSIFTKRSHLKAIIASSLIFTVNQLGGFAIIAIYVVHIFNDSGVGLSPSWSSVVIGVFRLVFSVIASFLLRGQSRRRMLFAGNTLAAFASALMGTFFYLQSLGQDVSWLSWLPLFGLALYMVGYAGAVGPTTWTAGVEVLPGPVRSAGFGIATTCYSITAFTLSKFFLDMKDTIGLHGVFWFFSCGSLVYNIIVFFYIPETYGKSMKEVAAYWENTRTQETDKNATV from the exons ATGTTTTCCCTCCTCTCGTCGCCGAGAGCTCGGCAG ATTTTGGCCTCAGTCACTGTCGGCTTGCTGTTATCGGCAATGATGGCAACGTGGGGTTACCCAGCTGCAGCTCTTCCTCAGTGGGAAAGTGAGGACTCTGTCATTCATCTTACTACTGACCAGGAAAGCTGGTTTG CCACTGTTACGCTGATGATGTGCATTCCTGGTTCGCTGATCGGCGCTTCCATCTACGAGTGGCTAGGCCCAAGAAAGACGATGTTGGCTTTGGCTCCCACTCTTGGTCTTTTCTTTATGACCATGGCAGTAGCTTCATGGGAAATTGTACGTGAAGCAGGCATGGCAGAGACAGTTCTCTTAACTAGCCGGGTTATTCAG AGCATAATTGTAGCCCTGCTGAACCCTTTCGTCTCGGTGTACACCTACGAAATTTGTGACCAGAGTATCAGAGGCATGATGACCAGCTTCGTTGAGATATGGGCTACAATTGGTTACTTACTCTCCTACTTGGCTGGATGTTTTCTTTCTTGGGATTTGATTGCATTACTTCTGCCAATAGTTTTACTAGTCCCTGCCTTTACTGGGTTGCTGATTTCACCAGAATCTCCTCTATGGTTAGCCAGAATAAACAGAGAAAATGAAGCTACAGAAATATTAGAACGAATACGTTCTACAGGAAAGGAAGTCATGGCAGATTTGGAAGCTGTCCGGAGCACCCAGAGTGGAAAGGCGTCTACGTGTTCAGCATCTCTCTCTATATTCACAAAGAGAAGCCATCTTAAGGCAATCATTGCCTCGTCGCTCATTTTCACAGTGAATCAGCTTGGCGGATTTGCAATCATTGCTATATACGTTGTTCATATTTTCAATGATTCAGGGGTAGGGCTGAGCCCAAGCTGGAGCTCGGTGGTGATAGGGGTATTCCGGCTTGTTTTTAGTGTAATTGCTTCTTTCCTGTTGCGCGGACAATCTCGGAGACGTATGCTATTCGCAGGAAACACTTTAGCCGCATTTGCGTCTGCTCTCATGGGGACTTTCTTTTACCTTCAAAGCTTAGGTCAGGATGTTTCGTGGTTGAGCTGGTTGCCACTTTTCGGCCTCGCTCTGTATATGGTGGGATATGCAGGAGCAGTTGGACCAACCACCTGGACTGCTGGGGTTGAAGTACTGCCGGGACCTGTCCGCTCTGCAGGTTTCGGGATAGCCACCACCTGCTATTCGATCACCGCTTTTACCTTATCCAAATTCTTCTTGGACATGAAGGATACGATAGGCCTACATGGAGTGTTTTGGTTTTTCTCATGTGGTTCTCTCGTTTACAACATAATTGTCTTCTTCTACATTCCAGAAACTTATGGGAAATCTATGAAGGAGGTCGCAGCTTACTGGGAAAACACAAGAACACAGGAAACTGATAAGAATGCAACCGTTTGA